A genomic stretch from Penicillium digitatum chromosome 4, complete sequence includes:
- a CDS encoding Nucleotide-binding, alpha-beta plait → MSRKLAPEANRILFVKNLNYNVTAEQLFDLFGKFGPIRQIRQGIANTSKGTAFVVYEDVHDAKQACDKLNGFNFQNRYLVVLYHQPEKMVRTKEDITERQENLERLKQQHGIE, encoded by the exons ATGAGCCGAAAGCTCGCCCCCGAAGCCAATCG GATTCTCTTCGTCAAGAACCTCAA CTACAACGTAACAGCGGAGCAACTGTTCGACCTGTTTGGCAAATTTGGCCCTATTCG TCAAATTCGTCAGGGTATCGCCAATACTTCCAAAGGAACGGCATTCGTTGTCTACGAGGACGTTCACGACGCCAAACAGGCATGCGATAAACTCAATGGTTTCAACTTCCAGAACAGATACTTGGTTG TCTTGTATCATCAGCCAGAGAAGATGGTCCGTACGAAAGAGGACATTACGGAAAGGCAGGAGAATTTAGAACGGCTCAAACAGCAACACGGGATAGAATGA
- a CDS encoding Putative Vacuolar membrane protein: protein MMDTATNSLASIVTTTLITATTPTPLGAHRVYYHGTNSSSPGQDPNGEGGECKLLGPFSVFVQIALGGLALLSLVYKRWRERPQRPVKIWAFDVSKQVFGSVMLHMLNLVMSMFSAGQLDIRSSYKPNPCSFYLLNLGIDTTLGIPILILLLRVLNYLASYTPLATPPESIESGNYGQPPRATWWLKQSIVYFMGLLGMKICVFFLIELLPFIVKVGDWALRWTEGNAAIQIFFVMLLFPVIMNAIQYYIIDIFIKKPVSQYAVDDTIGDAATDDDADRREALLAGLDESYFTDSDNEESGKSSRTTSQQKATADALRESEHLLPEDHNPVPPYEPPSSSSSGDEHDTKASVTHR from the exons ATGATGGATACCGCGACCAACTCGTTGGCTTCGATAGTGACGACCACGTTAATCACTGCTACCACTCCAACGCCCTTGGGTGCACACAGAGTATACTATCATGGAACAAACTCTTCAAGCCCAGGTCAGGATCCAAACGGCGAAGGAGGAGAATGCAAGCTGCTTGGTCCATTCTCCGTGTTTGTTCAGATTGCTCTTGGTGGCCTCGCATTATTGTCTCTAGTCTATAAGAGATGGAGAGAACGACCGCAGCGCCCGGTGAAGATCTGGGCCTTTGATGTCTCGAAACAAGTCTTTGGATCGGTGATGCTTCACATGCTGAATCTGGTCATGTCGATGTTTTCTGCAGGCCAACTGGACATCCGAAGCTCATACAAGCCGAACCCTTGCTCATTCTACTTGCTGAACCTGGGAATAGAC ACTACTCTCGGTATCCCCATTCTAATCCTTCTTCTCCGCGTTCTCAACTATTTGGCATCTTACACACCTCTTGCAACCCCTCCGGAATCGATCGAGTCTGGCAATTATGGCCAGCCCCCACGTGCAACATGGTGGCTCAAGCAGTCCATCGTTTATTTCATGGGATTGCTCGGTATGAAGATATGCGTGTTCTTCCTCATCGAGCTCTTGCCTTTCATTGTCAAGGTCGGCGACTGGGCTCTAAGATGGACAGAAGGAAACGCTGCTATCCAGATCTTTTTCGTCATGCTTCTTTTCCCAGTTATCATGAATGCCATCCAATATTACATTATCGACATATTCATCAAAAAACCAGTCTCGCAGTACGCGGTGGACGACACGATTGGAGATGCTGCCACCGATGATGATGCTGACCGCCGGGAGGCTCTTCTTGCTGGCCTGGACGAATCATACTTCACTGATTCTGATAATGAAGAATCTGGGAAATCTTCGAGAACCACCTCGCAGCAGAAGGCTACTGCGGACGCTCTCCGGGAATCCGAGCATTTACTTCCTGAAGATCACAACCCTGTTCCTCCATATGAGCCTCCGAGCTCAAGTAGCAGTGGTGACGAACATGATACGAAAGCTAGTGTAACACATCGCTGA
- a CDS encoding Small nucleolar ribonucleoprotein complex subunit, putative translates to MPNVGLKNKPKRTTARSPFENTTANIRPDDSDVEMEDETSSDEDKVPEKDEAEKKLERMLFGDDEGFMGALKNQQDREAGMALTLHSDDESDASEDAEEGEGQDLAALADSDLFFLDSGAPPTTDFIPSPETPSDAEDDEEEDEPAVWYDSDDERLAVSLASQARLRKLRNTEAEDVVSGKEYVRRLRRQFTRLHPTPEWATPELKRRKTDSDSDAGSEEEIDSDNENENLSMQPLAKLLQNASDLTRIEDNARSSGKRKLRQEVIDIQRLKDIGKLQPSSVDSLTFHPHYPLLLSSGPASTLFLHHISPSAPAPNPLLTSLHIKHTPIHTSAFAAPTGNKIFASGRRRYFHIWDLDTGKVDKVNGSSDRKEEQKSMERFKLSPCGRFVGLVGTARKGGGLINVLDANTAQWIAQVRVDGRGGVADFAWWSDGEGMTVVSKNGEVSEWDGRAGRVVARWLDAGAVGTTVLSLGGRSGRTQLGGDRWVAIGSSSGIVNVYDRREWAAAYANASAAEKDSSTQSGIPRNPDPVRVLDQLTTPISHLVFAPDGQMMVMASRWKRDALRLVHLPTCTVYRNWPTSNTPLGRISSVAISPNSEQLAVGNEQGGIRLWEIRG, encoded by the exons ATGCCTAACGTAGGGCTAAAGAACAAGCCCAAGCGGACGACCGCCCGGTCTCCATTCGAGAACACTACGGCCAACATTCGCCCGGATGACTCAGATGTCGAGATGGAAGATGAAACCAGCTCAGATGAGGACAAAGTTCCCGAAAAAGATGAGGCAGAGAAGAAGCTAGAGCGTATGCTTTTCGGCGACGATGAGGGGTTCATGGGCGCATTGAAGAACCAGCAGGACCGCGAGGCTGGCATGGCTCTCACTCTGCACAGTGATGACGAGAGCGATGCGAGCGAAGATGCCGAGGAAGGCGAGGGCCAAGATTTGGCTGCTCTAGCCGATTCAGAC cttttcttccttgactCCGGTGCACCCCCCACCACTGATTTCATTCCATCACCGGAAACCCCTTCGGATGCCGAGGacgacgaagaagaggacgAACCCGCAGTATGGTACGACAGCGACGACGAGCGCCTCGCCGTGTCGTTAGCAAGCCAAGCCAGACTGCGCAAATTGCGCAACACCGAAGCCGAAGATGTGGTCAGCGGCAAGGAATACGTCCGACGACTGCGCAGACAGTTCACACGTCTGCACCCAACACCGGAGTGGGCCACGCCGGAACTCAAGCGCCGCAAGACGGACTCGGACTCGGACGCAGGcagcgaggaggaaatcGACTCGGACAACGAGAATGAGAACCTCTCCATGCAGCCTCTAGCCAAGCTTCTCCAAAACGCCTCCGACCTGACGCGCATAGAAGACAACGCGCGCTCCAGCGGAAAGCGCAAGCTGCGCCAGGAAGTCATCGACATCCAGAGACTCAAGGACATCGGCAAATTGCAACCCTCCTCCGTCGACtccttgaccttccacccgCACTACCCGCTCCTGCTCTCCTCCGGACCAGCCTCCACCCTCTTCCTGCACCACATCTCTCCCTCCGCGCCCGCTCCTAACCCCCTCCTCACCTCTCTGCACATCAAGCACACACCAATCCACACGTCCGCCTTCGCCGCACCCACAGGCAACAAAATCTTCGCCTCGGGCCGCCGACGCTACTTCCACATCTGGGACCTGGACACCGGCAAAGTGGACAAAGTCAACGGCTCCTCCGACCGCAAGGAAGAGCAAAAGTCCATGGAGCGCTTCAAGCTCTCTCCATGCGGCCGCTTTGTCGGCCTAGTCGGCACAGCCCGTAAGGGCGGCGGTCTGATCAACGTCCTAGATGCCAACACCGCGCAGTGGATCGCACAGGTTCGCGTCGACGGTCGCGGCGGTGTCGCAGACTTCGCCTGGTGGTCTGATGGCGAGGGTATGACAGTTGTGTCGAAGAACGGTGAGGTCTCTGAGTGGGATGGACGTGCAGGCCGTGTTGTAGCGCGCTGGCTCGATGCCGGTGCTGTCGGCACAACGGTTCTCAGCCTTGGTGGTCGCTCGGGCCGGACTCAGCTTGGAGGGGATCGTTGGGTGGCGATTGGTTCTTCCAGTGGTATTGTCAACGTTTATGATCGTCGCGAATGGGCGGCTGCTTATGCAAATGCTTCTGCTGCCGAGAAGGATTCTTCGACTCAGTCGGGTATCCCTCGCAACCCTGACCCGGTGCGTGTGCTCGATCAGCTCACTACCCCCATTAGCCATTTGGTCTTTGCACCTGATGGGCAGATGATGGTTATGGCGAGTCGGTGGAAGCGTGATGCTCTGCGTCTTG TTCACCTTCCGACCTGCACGGTATACCGCAACTGGCCTACTTCCAACACGCCGTTGGGTCGCATTTCTTCGGTGGCTATCTCACCGAACTCGGAGCAGTTGGCTGTTGGTAATGAGCAGGGTGGTATCCGACTCTGGGAGATTCGGGGATAG